The window CCGTCCATAAACCCGGGCTTTCTGCCGGAGCTGAAGTCGGTGTGCCCGAAAAACGGAGATGTGAACGTGCGTTTGGCGATGGACAGAGGCAGCGAGCAGGTGTTTGACAAGCAAATACTGGGGAACATAAGGAGTGGAATGGCTGTGCTGCAATCTGATGCGGCTCTCTATCAAGATGAGGCGACGAAGCGTGCGGTCGACTCTTATCTCGGGCTTCCTGGGCCATCGTTCGAGGCTGATTTCGCTGCTTCGATGATCAAACTGGGGAGGATTGGAGTGTGGACGGGATCTAAAGGCCAGATTAGGCGTGTTTGCTCCTCTTTTAATTGAATCATACTATTGAATAAACACATACTCCTACCATACATAATTTTCACTTCTTGATGCTTTGTGTTTTATTGTAGTATActtattagttttaatattgAGGTAATTGTGCTTAAATATGCGAACTGAAACTTTTGAATACATGATTTTCATTGTAAATTTTTGACAAATTAATGTTATCGTGAGTAGCCGAAGTGAAAAGTTAATGTCATCAATCATGACTAGCACAATTATTatcatgcataaaattatatcttaatattattaaatccTCATGCATGTATATTTGTGTTTGGATTGATATTGTCGAGAGAATGGAATAGGATAAAGAGATgatttttggaattatttgtCTGTGTATTTGTGGTGTTGCATGACATGCATTGGCCATTGATCACTGTGGACGACAcgtgaagttttttttttgtttactaATGAATTTCGAATATGATGAGACCACACCTTTGCCTGGAGTCTGTTAATTGTGAACATGACAACACTTCTCATTAGCCTTCGAGCTATTATAGTGTACAACTTCTCTTTGATGATTGAAGTTGGCTGATTATAATGCTTACAAGTGGAGATTTGAGGGGAGATTTTTCCTAATGACATATATCCTTATGATATGATTCCTAGCATTATTATATTATGGTTCTCTATATTGCCTATAATATAAGAGTTGTTCTCGCGTTATAAATTGCGTGGCCAACTATTACATAGTGAAATCCTTGACTTCATAAATGTAGATATAAACGAATTGGGTAAACAATTCTTATAATcatcaatattatatactactactatgtgATTATAGGCGTTAATTTCCCAATAGTGAGCACATTAATAGTGCAGTAGTGATATCTTTCTTTGTCATTCCTGtttatttaagattttaatatttttggatattggtttaatttttataaaaattcaatttgattttattttaattttaaaaaaaacttgattAAGATGTGAAATGTTTTCTCGTATCAGTTTGAACTATCACCCTCTTTCTTGGTGACATTAATGCTACCAAAGCATAAGCAATTAATCCTTTCGGATGAAGGAGCAAACCACATTGTACTATCTAAAAGGTCGGCAAGCCTGTCGAATCATTCCCAGGAGCCAAAATATTGACTTTCACATCTTCTTAGGACTTAAATTCTTGCCTATCATTGCCAATGAAATTGTCCTCCAAGATGGAAATGCATAGAGAAGTTGTCATATAGAGCAGAAGTGGAACATAGCCAGTTGATTGACAGAAGAAAATAGCCAGTCCTTGAGTTGAGAGTTCAGAATCAATCTAGATGGAAGCGCAAAACAAAGGAGTCCTTTACAACTTGCAAATATAACTATAGAAACCAAAGATGATGATCACAAACATGGAATATTTAGAATTCAAAGTAAAATAACCAAATAATCGATCTAATTTGCATACATGCATGACCTAGTCAAGCATAATGAAATCACGaacaataaaaacacaaaatatcaGAAAATCCATAGCCAATTAATGTTGCAGTTGCAGATGCTGGCTCGTCACGTGAGGAATTGCAATTGTTGTGAGCACTTCTTTCTCGAGTCTCTCTTCTTTTTGCaaaattttcatgaaaaactgctcccaaaataaagttaaaactGAAATTTGCACTCTCAAGTCTCAATTACTAGTACTTCACCTCACTTGATAGGACAGAATATGGGCACAAAACCATCCGATCAGGTCGAAGTCTCTGGCCTGCAATCTAGGACGTTCACCCGACCGGTTAAAGTATGGAAAAAAATGTCACCCGATGTTTGTCTCAAACTCAAACTAGGCAGTTCATCTGGCCCGGATAGGATGCTGGTCACAAAGCCACCCAGACAGATTGGGTTGGGCATCCTGTTCCAAACTAGATATAGTATCCAAAACTTTTCCTTTGAACTTGTTCTGATCTTCAATCCAACCTTgttaataattagttatacAAAACTTTGCTTCTACAAATTATAGTCACTCTTACAAAAATCCATCTTGTTATTATAAATGTTAACacatatacacaaaatatataccaTAAGAATCGTTgttcacattaaaaaatgaaaaaatatcacaacCCCTAACCCGGAGGAAAGAGATCTGCCGTCGAGAAATCACAGTGAAAGATCAAAGGCCAACCGCCGCTCGATCTTTCAGCAGGGCCTCGACAGCCCTCCTCCCCGAGAGCAACGCCCCATCAAACGTGGCATGAGTCACATAATCCCCACACACATACAATCCCCCGCCCTTCACCCTCACCCTCGCCTCCTTCAACAAATTCGTCGGCGGCCTCTGGTTCGGCTGCGCAAACTCCACCCGATACATCCTCAGGTAGTTCCACCACCCCACCGCCTCCTCCCCGAACCAATCCGACAGCTCCTTCACCACCCGCTCCACCAGCTCCTCCTCCCCCACCCCACTATACACACCGATCAGTGACACCGACACCAGTGCCTTCCCGGCGGGAGCGTATGATGGTGCCACATTGCTCGCGAAGAACATGTTGTTCACTATGCCCCGACCCGACCCGTTCAGAAGCAGAACCGGCTCCTTCACCGGAACCTTGTCCTCGTCCACCGAGAAATACAGGCAAATTGTGCTTCGCGCCGGCAGTTTCGCCTCTGTTTTTCCGGTTACAACTTTCGCGGCTTCGAATTCTTCGATTGCGAGTATCACTCCGAGATCGCTCCTCAACGACTCCCCGCTTTGCAGATTCACGACTACCCCCTCTCCCGACTCGTGATCGATCGAAATTACCCTAGAATTCAACACGATCGAGCTCGGATTCAGTTTCGCGGCCAATTGCTCAGGGATTGCGGCGATGCCGTTCCTCGGGAGAGTGTTGTCGCCGAGCGCGAGGCATTTGAAAACGAAATCGAACAATCTGGAAGTGGTTTCGAGCTCCCTGTCGAAGAATATCCCGCCGAAAAAGGGGCGGAAGAAGCGGTCCAGGATCGAATCGGAGTACCCGGTGCTCCTCAGCAGTTCAATCGTCTCCACCTCATCGGCTGTCAGAATATCAAAATCAGACTTGCTCAGAACCCTAATTATCGTCAGCGcgattaaaaatttgtcaatCAGAGAACCGATCGGATTCGCGAGCGATTGGAGCGAATCGGAGAAATGCCGCCGGGGATCCGCAACGGTGTGGAAGCGGCCGCCGAAGAAGACCTTAGCGCCGGAGTAAAACCGCTGGAGATCGAGGGCGTCGTAGTCGAGAAGCTTCCGAGCTTCGGGATATGCCGTGATAAAGATCTGGAAGCCGCGATCGAGAGTGAAGCCGTCGACGAAATCGGTCCGGACGCGGCCACCGACGGCGTCGGAGGCTTCGAGGAGGAGGAACGGGATGTTCTCGGCCTGGAGGTGAGTCGCGGCGGCTAAGCCGGCGAGGCCGGCGCCGATAACGATGACGCCGGTCTTGTCGGGGAATTGGGAAGGAGAGGGGGTTGGATTGAGCGGGGAGATTTGCGATGGGGTGGCGTTGGGAGGCCTCAAAGATTTGAATTTGGAAGAGGGAAAATGGATTGGAGAAGAAAGCGGGAGGGAAGAGAGCAAAGCGACTGACATTTTTTGTGCGAGTTAGATTTGGATAAGGATGTGGTTATCAAGCAATCCATAACCATTCTTCAATATCCAGATATGccttttttgtgtttttccaAAATCCAATTTATAGACAATTTCAACCCAAATTGTAAATATACTAAGCCCAATTGTCCCAATTGCGGTCTAGGTGACCCGATGTGGTTAGTAATTTCTCAAACATTGGtcacaaactaaaaatattatactcgaAGCCTTGAAGGCCTGATTGAAAGACTAAACACTTTTGCTATAATACAGGGGTTTGATGACTGTTGATGTAATGATGTTAGTGGTAAGGTATGAAAGCTAACGCAATATGTGAATAGTCAAGGTATAATATGAGGGTGTGGATGACCTAAACAAGCTTGAGCTTGAAAGTGTTCTAGAGTGGATACACAACACCCCTGATACATTGTTTTACATGATTCAACTACAGCACAAACCAGGCAACAGTTTTGTTGTTTCAAGGCCAAAAAGTAAGTACAGTAAATGCCTCATCACTCAGTAAACAGATAACCACAATTATTCACAGACCACAGTAAGTAACTAGGAGTTACCAGTTGAGTGCTATCAGCAATAGCAGCCATATTTACCCCATTCACTTGAGCAAATGGTTGGATCACCATGAATCAACTAGTAGAGTCGGGGCAAATCTCGACAAATACAGGCAGCCTATTCTTCGCCTTAGCCCCATAGAGCACATTCTCAATGTAAGCATCTACATCTTCCTTGGATGGTCTCTTTTCCCCACATGGCAAAGTGACCTCAATCCCATCACTCTGAGGAGTCCAATCTGAGTCGAGCAGTGTAGTGACTGGGATCGCCCTAGTTCCCGAAACTTGTTTAGCTGGGATTGGTGATGCAGGGAACGCCATTTCAGGTGACAGTGGTGGCAATGTGAAGGCCTCCACTTCTGCTGAGGCCGCATTGACTCGGCTGTTTCGGTTAAACTTAGAGCTATATGGCGATGGGCTTGATCCCTCGAAACTGCTGTTTAATTTGGAGATCTATGCCACAGGAAAATTGCAAGAACGTACCAAAAACACACAAGAAACCATGTGCTATATAAAAATCACACCCAAAACAATGGTTATCATCACTCGAGATTACTTAATTACTCGTTGATGgtaagaaatgactcaacagAGCATAGGTTAGCTATGTACCTCAAGTTTGATCTTGCCTGAGAACCGATGGTGGCGCAACTCCTCTTTGCCGTGTGCAAACTGTTCCAATGGAAACCAAAATTTATGTGAGCACTGTTAAATAGTTACTTGATGTGTGCATATGtgtgagtgagagagagagagagaggagagaccTGGCATTCGGAACCAAATTGGCATATACGGGAAGTCTCCCAGTAATGACAGAGCTTGTTCTTATAAGATTTGGTATTTTCAGCCCTGGCACGTCTACCACCGCTCCCCGACGACGAAGATGAAGCAGTGGAATTCGATTTCCCGAAACTGCAATTGACAGAGTTTGATGACATCAGAGGCAACCTCAATCTGACTTCACCGCTGCTGCTGTTGGACTTAGGCACCGAAATCCCATCCATGACAATCACGTCTTCCTCAACCTTGACCGGCGTGACGAACACCGGCGAGGAAGCGCCTCCGGCCGCCGGATCGACAGAACGCAGGAACTTCATCAGCGGAGACGGAGAATCTGAACTGTCTGATGCGTACGGATCAAACAATGACCTAGAGCGTCGGCTGCCGGTCATATTCATCAAGCTGATCGGCGATAAGACGCCGGAATCGAACTTCGGACCCTTGGTATCGCGCTTGTTCTCCAAATACATCCTATGCATTTACATTTGGAATCAAAACCACATGAACctcaataaaatttatcaagaaAGACTTGCGTTGAACAGAGAAGAAGGCTGAATTCCGACTCCgtaaagaaattcaaaatctttGCTGAGATATAATCCAATTAATTACGCGAAACAACAGCAAAAACACACCGAGAACTGAATTACCAATTCTGGAAATAAAATTAGCTACAGAGAGGTTAAACCTAGAGTAATTTCAATTCCGGCTCGGCGATGCGAATGCGCGCAAATTCTAGGTTTCAAAACCGCAAAGAGATTAAGCGGATGATTTAACGAAATACTAATTCAGCAGAGCAATCGAAAACTCAGAAGAGCAGACACAATAGTATAATCGTTATGCAACCGGACTGAATCACAGGAAAATTGAGTCAGAATTGAaagatcaaaatgaaaaacctCGGGTTCTGATTCTATCAACCGGCGCAGGAAACATCAAACATGAATGAAAAAGCATCATCAGAGTTAAATCACACCTGAAGACGAGATCTTTCTCTGTGGCCAAGGTAACGCGTTGATCGATCGAAGCAGAATCCGTGAAACGAAGGTGGAATCGGGATTTAGAGCGGAGCAATGAGCTTCGCTTTCCTGCGCATATTTGAAAGAGAGAAATATTTCcgcccaaaattttaaattagttgaaaCGCATTTATAGTTGCAGATCTAGTGATTCGGAAAAATACAATTGTTTGACCCCGAtcgaaataaatatttaatgtgcAAAGcgaattattgataaaatactttctagcatttttttttatacattaaaaataaatatttaatgtgcAAAGtgaattattgataaaatacttTCTATCACATTTAAGATGTTCATCTTTTTTCCCGTGTCACTCAAGAATATGGACTTTTTGAGTGGGattgagaaattaatattttaggattcattattttaaaaaaaaattaaaattcacaaccatcaaactaataaataataaaaaaataatatatttataagtacGACATgttcataataatttttttttaaaaataatgtataggctttgttcaaaataatttatatttcctTCGTCcctataatttgtcaccattcgacccggcatgagttttaagaaatgtagtagaaagtgggttgaaaaagttagtggcacgTGAGtcctactatatatatataatattagttttataataaaaatgtgagtaagaatgagttggtggaatattatccactaccaaaaatggaaaaagtgaaaggtgacaaatttttagggacaaataaaaatggaaataagtgactaattttcagggacggggGGATTAGTACTCATagaaatatgtcatattttctttttcatccgtcccatataaatagtccatatccatttatgacatcatttttttctttcttttttacattattatttatgtgtcccattatccactacataattttaactactttttctccttctttcttactttaccaattatgtatAAAAATCCGTGTCAATACCAAatgatctatttttataggacagatagagtatttaaataattatattaagacAACCTATTAATAAATATGGTGTCATTACACACGTAAATACAATTtaataagtagtagtataatatatttcgAGGAACTAGCTTGGAATTAATTCAAGATCTATACTTTATCAACCAATTTTACTATTCAAAATAATGCAACATAGAAAATTGGTGTGGTGTATTTGTGTACTGTATATGCTAGCTACGTAATTCTATgcttatatttaatatttttaggtttaaaaatactcccttcgtttcagatagtttatctcattttttcatttcagtctGTCCTACATAGTTTgttccatttcactttttaccatttctgGTAATATAccccatattctactaactcattcctacccacattttattataaaactaatatataactgatgataaacaaccaaattttgtacaaccaaaataaggttatattaataatttgatgtattaatgatatattaaaataataaatgtagtAAGTGGAcaagttaaaaagacttatttGCCTTTcaccttattttttatttttatatttaaatttcctttctattgtttttaaaatttgaattaaagtatgcactaattacatttatggttccaaaaaagtaaaaaaattatacataaaaatcataaatatatgaccataATATTACGCATTttccatgtactatatatgcatctatatattttaattaaatgcataaataaacctattttttttgcaaataaactagtttttgtttgtacaaaatttggtcacatagATTTGTTGTATAAGTAAAAAccatattttactaactttttcaactcatttttcattatgtaattcttaaaattcgcgccaggtcaaagtgagacaaacCATAtaggacggagtgagtattcAAAGAAGTGCAAAAAGACAAAATATGTGATTAATCAAAGTTCAAAGATCATCTAAGAGatcatcaaatatattttta is drawn from Salvia hispanica cultivar TCC Black 2014 chromosome 6, UniMelb_Shisp_WGS_1.0, whole genome shotgun sequence and contains these coding sequences:
- the LOC125196496 gene encoding 15-cis-phytoene desaturase, chloroplastic/chromoplastic isoform X1, with protein sequence MSVALLSSLPLSSPIHFPSSKFKSLRPPNATPSQISPLNPTPSPSQFPDKTGVIVIGAGLAGLAAATHLQAENIPFLLLEASDAVGGRVRTDFVDGFTLDRGFQIFITAYPEARKLLDYDALDLQRFYSGAKVFFGGRFHTVADPRRHFSDSLQSLANPIGSLIDKFLIALTIIRVLSKSDFDILTADEVETIELLRSTGYSDSILDRFFRPFFGGIFFDRELETTSRLFDFVFKCLALGDNTLPRNGIAAIPEQLAAKLNPSSIVLNSRVISIDHESGEGVVVNLQSGESLRSDLGVILAIEEFEAAKVVTGKTEAKLPARSTICLYFSVDEDKVPVKEPVLLLNGSGRGIVNNMFFASNVAPSYAPAGKALVSVSLIGVYSGVGEEELVERVVKELSDWFGEEAVGWWNYLRMYRVEFAQPNQRPPTNLLKEARVRVKGGGLYVCGDYVTHATFDGALLSGRRAVEALLKDRAAVGL
- the LOC125196496 gene encoding phytoene desaturase (lycopene-forming) isoform X2 translates to MSVALLSSLPLSSPIHFPSSKFKSLRPPNATPSQISPLNPTPSPSQFPDKTGVIVIGAGLAGLAAATHLQAENIPFLLLEASDAVGGRVRTDFVDGFTLDRGFQIFITAYPEARKLLDYDALDLQRFYSGAKVFFGGRFHTVADPRRHFSDSLQSLANPIADEVETIELLRSTGYSDSILDRFFRPFFGGIFFDRELETTSRLFDFVFKCLALGDNTLPRNGIAAIPEQLAAKLNPSSIVLNSRVISIDHESGEGVVVNLQSGESLRSDLGVILAIEEFEAAKVVTGKTEAKLPARSTICLYFSVDEDKVPVKEPVLLLNGSGRGIVNNMFFASNVAPSYAPAGKALVSVSLIGVYSGVGEEELVERVVKELSDWFGEEAVGWWNYLRMYRVEFAQPNQRPPTNLLKEARVRVKGGGLYVCGDYVTHATFDGALLSGRRAVEALLKDRAAVGL
- the LOC125196497 gene encoding mRNA decay activator protein ZFP36L1-like yields the protein MYLENKRDTKGPKFDSGVLSPISLMNMTGSRRSRSLFDPYASDSSDSPSPLMKFLRSVDPAAGGASSPVFVTPVKVEEDVIVMDGISVPKSNSSSGEVRLRLPLMSSNSVNCSFGKSNSTASSSSSGSGGRRARAENTKSYKNKLCHYWETSRICQFGSECQFAHGKEELRHHRFSGKIKLEISKLNSSFEGSSPSPYSSKFNRNSRVNAASAEVEAFTLPPLSPEMAFPASPIPAKQVSGTRAIPVTTLLDSDWTPQSDGIEVTLPCGEKRPSKEDVDAYIENVLYGAKAKNRLPVFVEICPDSTS